One genomic region from Rosa rugosa chromosome 1, drRosRugo1.1, whole genome shotgun sequence encodes:
- the LOC133727464 gene encoding basic leucine zipper 25-like, which translates to MLSTIPAMLPSETLLHFPAFDPGFTPGGFTPWESELCPAIKYSPKPVISNPSSDADQTPSPNPVISSSGSDDDPNRPGRSGPDHAKSCPINGSKRTVSVSVVDERKRRRMISNRESARRSRMRKQKHIENLRTQVNRLRIENRELNNRLRFVIYHFQRVHTDNDMLRAEHTMLQQKLSDIRQILIFRQLQHMSSAWPCDTVITEQTHH; encoded by the coding sequence ATGTTGTCTACTATTCCCGCCATGCTTCCTTCAGAAACCCTTCTTCATTTTCCGGCTTTCGATCCCGGGTTCACCCCCGGGGGCTTTACCCCTTGGGAGTCGGAACTTTGTCCGGCTATCAAGTATTCCCCTAAACCCGTAATCTCCAACCCCAGTTCAGATGCTGACCAAACCCCATCCCCCAATCCGGTCATTTCCAGTTCCGGTTCGGATGACGACCCAAACCGGCCGGGCCGGTCCGGCCCAGACCATGCGAAGTCATGCCCGATTAACGGCTCGAAGCGTACGGTGTCGGTTTCGGTGGTGGACGAGCGGAAGCGGAGGCGGATGATATCGAACCGGGAGTCGGCGAGGCGGTCGAGGATGCGAAAACAAAAGCACATAGAAAACCTAAGGACCCAGGTCAACAGGCTTAGAATTGAGAACCGGGAACTGAACAACCGGCTCCGGTTTGTCATTTACCATTTTCAGAGGGTACATACGGACAACGATATGCTCCGAGCCGAGCACACGATGCTCCAACAGAAGTTGTCGGACATACGCCAAATTTTGATTTTCCGGCAACTCCAGCACATGTCATCTGCATGGCCATGCGATACCGTTATTACCGAACAAACGCATCACTAA